Within Deltaproteobacteria bacterium, the genomic segment TTCTCAGACGGGACGGGTTATACCCTCGGGCAGGAGCTGTGGGCCTACATTCCGTACAATCTTTTACCTCACGTTCAATGGCTGGCCTTGGAAGATTACAGCCATGTCTTTTATGTAGATCTCAAACCGAAAGTAATTGACGCAAAGATTTTTACGCCAGATTCAACAACACATATTGGTGGCTGGGGTACTGTTTTGGTGGGCGGTATGCGTTTAGGAGGAGGGACTTTCGAGCTGAGTGAGTCAGAGGTCAACTATGACTGGGACGGCGACTCAACGATAGAGGCGGGTGTGAAAAAGACCTTCCGGTCTGCCTATTTTGCCTTTGACATCACAGACCCGCTGAATCCGGAGCTGCTGTGGGAGTTCACAGATGCCGATCTTGGGTTTACAACTTCTTATCCAGCCATAGTTGGTGTGGATGGAAGTGCGTGGTTGCTGGCCTTTGGCAACGGACCGACAGACTACAACGGAACCAGCAGTAATACAGGAAGAACCTATGTGGTTAAGCTCAGTACCGCTGAGCAGAGGAACAATTCTCCCATTACTACCGGCGGGAACACTACATTCATGGGAGATCCAACCTCCGTGGATACCGATATTTCTACCTCACAATGCAGCGGGGGGACCTGTTCATACTCACCTGACATCTTTTACATAGGAAATTCGGCAGGCCAGTTGTACCGAATAACAGGCACGGGCCTTTCGTGGGCAGGGACCCCGTCGCTTTTCCTGGATTTGGGCGGGGGCACAAAGCCGATTACTTCAGGCCCTGCAGTTGCCCAAGACGACAATGATCGGCTGTGGGTCTATTTCGGTACAGGCAAACTGCTCACCGACAGCGATCAGTTGAACACAGCTACCCAGGCATTGGTAGGCGTGAAAGAGCCAACAGATTTTAGCAGCCCCAGACCAAATTTCACATATGCCACGGTTTCTAATCTTTTGGACACCACTGATTATACTGTCTTTGAAGGGGGTTCTGTGGATACGGACGACGATCTGTCGAACGGAACGGAGACGACATTTATTGGCCTTGAGAATGAGATCGAACAAGGTTCGGGCGATTCAGATTATGACGGATGGATTATCGATCTCACAGGAGGAGAGCGGTGCATTACGAAACCTACGGTTCTCGGCGGTCTAGCTACTTTTTCTTCCTATCTGCCCGATGTTGCCGATATATGCAGGCATGAAGGGGAAAGCTATTTGAATGCCATATATTATAAGACAGGAACTGCCAGTTGGGAAAGTGTTATCGGCACGGATGACAGCACGACCATAACTGAAGGTGGGGAAACCAAGGCGAAAGTAAAGAGACGAATATCCCTGGGCTATGGTGTGGCATCCTCCCCAAGCCTTCACATTGGCACAACAGAAGGCGCCAAGGTCATCATTCAAACCAGTACAGGAGAGATCGTTGAGATAAGGGAGGAAAACCTCCCTGCGGCATACAAGAGCAGGCCTCTTAACTGGGTTCAAGTGGGGAACTAGCTTGCATCAGAAAATGGGCAAAAGCTTCTTTTGTTCTGAGACAGGACTAGGGTGAAGAGGCGGAAAATTGGGGATTGATTCATATAGAAAGGCGAGATGTTTTGCCAATGGAAAGGAGAATGTCATGATGTTCACGAGGTTTCTTCGCCTTTTTGGGGTATGTTTAGTTGTTGTGACTTTTTGCGTTGAATGGGCGAGCGCTCAAGATGTGTCGTACGGTCAAGTTGCACGGCAAGACTTGAAAAACGCTTATGCCATTGCTCAGACTTACTTCACCGATGATCCTGGCGGTGCACTCGAGATGGCAGATCTCTATGGCTATGGATTTCGGAGGACTGACAGTGAAACAATCAAGATTGTGAATGGTCGCAGGGATCATTTAGTAATAACTGGCGGCAAATACATAGTAGATAAAGATGGCCGGATAAGTATTCGAGGTGTGAAAGGACAAAAAGTAATAGGTTCAAAGTCTGGGAGGTGATAGCTGTTTTTGGCCCGGCGCCAACGGGAGGTTGTCTTGTCTAAGGGGGCCTCTTTCTTGCGCATTTAAAACTGTTGGTTTCGCCAAGAGTCTCAACTACGCCGATGGCGTGGTCATTTTGAACCAAGCGAGAGATCCTTCCGACGTAGCATGCTGAAAATATAAAATTTCTCCCTGCCAATAGCGGGATCGAAATTCTGCCGCGGACGGAACCGAACCCGACTTTTTGCGAGATCGTCAAACTCGTGATTCGAAATCAGGAAAAATCTCACCTTCCAGCCCACTCCTTTTTTCTTCCCTTACACGATTTCTTGTGTTAAAAAGTGTCACAGACAAGGTGCTTAGAAGAATAGCGTTCTTCCCACAAGTGACTTCCACTAAGACAACCCATGAAATCTTCGACCACCGGGTTCATTCTTATCATTATACTGTTTTTTTTGTCCGCCGCTCCGGCGTTGGGAGCAAAGCCGTACAAGATTTATGTTATCAACAGGTACGGGGCGTGGGATGTTGTATGCGATTCTTATACGGTTCAAAAGGATGACCACGTCTGGGATATCCTCCGTCGAAAGGGACGCATTGCAGAAGATGATTTCCCGAGGTTTGTTTCGATCCTGAAAGACCTTAACCCCCACATCAAAGATGTGAACAAGATCTATCCCGACCAGAATATTTTGGTCCCTCTAAAGCAGATACAGGCCAAGGAAGGCCACGCAGAAGCGGGGCCGCGCTATATCACTATTCCCATCATACCGGATGTGCTTTACAAAAGCCGCAAGGTGGACGCAGGCGAGTGTCTGTCCAAGATAGTGACAGCTTACCTCGGGGTGCGGTGGGATCGGCTTTCCAAGGCCTACTTCCAGACCTTCAGGCGTCTCAACCCACGTATCAAGAATTTGGATCTTATTTACCCCGGCCAGAAAATACGCATTCCCGAGTTGTCTTTTCAGGAACATCCTGCTGCAACACCTGGTTCTGGAGTTGCCAAGGAAGATCTGCCTGTTCAGATAACGGCCCGGGCTGAGGTTGAAGCGAGAACAGCACGTCCGAAATCTGCTTTTGCATTGCCTGCCGAGACGCAGCCAGTTGAAGACGAGATAATGGAGTCAGATGCCGAAGACGCATCCGTCACAGAGCCTGAGCCGCCAGCCAGCGAAGAAGAAATGGCTGCTAAGACGAAGACCGGTGACGAGGTTGCTCAGGCTGTAGCCCTGCCCCCGAAGCCTGCCGCTCCTTTGCCAGTTGAGGCAGCGCCGGCAGAGGAGAAGATTTCCAAGCTGGTTACCCATGAGCCATCTGCCCCGGAGTCCAGACCGGTTACACCCGAGGAAGACGTTCCTGATCAGCCAATTTCAGAGGAAGAGGTTCAAGCAGATGCTACGTTCCCGATCTCGAAGCCCTTGGCTCCGTCAACGGTTGAGACACCTGCGGCAGAAAAGGAAATGGCTAAGGATGAGACAGCGGCAGCTAGCGTGAATGTTTCGAGGTCTCAGGGAATTTCATCAAAAAAGGATGTCAGTTTAGTTGGTCCTGGCAAGACGACACACGTACCTGGGTGGCAGGAAGTTGTTTCCGGAATAGCAGACGAACTTGGCGGCAAGCTGTTGGCGTCTGGTAGATGTTACTTCCCGGGAAAGGACCGGAGCGATATCGCACTGGACCTTGCGGCCTTTCCGGTCATCGAACTAAAGAACGGACAGCATCTTCTGTTTGAAACGGGAGCCAGGCTTACACACGACGTAGAGGAAGCCATACGCGCTTCCTGGGAAGGGCTGTTGATTATTCACGCAGATGCCCAAGAGGCAGATGCCGTGGTGCTGGATAAGGTGTTCCGTGCCGTGTTGGGCGAAAGAGTTCAAAAGGTTCTCGACCTTCCGGCGCTGGATGATGGTGTTCTGGTCACCTTGCGAGGTGATTGGGTTTTTCCTCAAGAGGCTGAAAAGGGGATGCGAACCAAATATCATTGCATAACATTGATTGAGACTCCTGAGGAGTACTCTTCCAGTTCGGTTGTTGAATATTTTGCGGAAGAAAATATCCGGGTTATTGACATACTGACAACAGCAATCGTGGAGAACAAGCCCCCCTCTTTGCAGGATAAGAAATCGGAAGAGTCCTCCGTCTCTACCATAGATGGATCAGGCCGGGAGGCCTTTGTGTCAGGGCTTGTCAGGGCAATAGGATATTCCTATGAGCCCGGAGTCCCCTTGTCGTTTGATTATGCCGGCTTTCAGGTTCAGACAACTGCGAATCTTATATACGGGGGAGACGGTCTGGATATCGTGGTCGATTTCGGGACCTTTTACGGTGACGCAAAATCCGCCATTCAAGCAGGAGGGTTGAACGTGCTATCGATTCGGCCTGATGATGACTTGCTGACTATTGCAAAAAATGTTCTTGAGGCGCTGGGGTCTTCCTATACCGAGGCCCCGGTTTTCTTTGCCGCAAACCGAAAGCTCGCCAAGACTACTTCTCTTGCTATTCCGGGCTTTCTGATTTCACATGGGAAGGAGAAGAGATCTCTGCTGGCACGTGGGCAACTCCACCCGAACCTGCTTGATTTCTTGAGTGAACAACAGATAAGGATCTTGAAGATAAGAGAATGGCCCCGCTAGGATCGTTCCAATATCTTTTTTGCACAACCATTATCATTCAATGTTGACGGCTTCGGAAAAAGTCGAAAAACATGTCATTGCGAGCGGAGCGAAGCAATCTCTCTGCTATAACTACTTGTATTTATGAGATTGCAGAGCCTGTTCCGAGCCAAGTATTTTTGGGAAAAGGCAATCCGTTAAACAACGAGATTGCTTCGGCTTCCTTCGTCAGCCTCGCAATGACAGGCGAGGGAGTTCACTCCTCGCAATGACCGGATTCATAATTTTTTACGAATGCATCACAGATGACCACCACAAGGAGCTAGGATATGAATAGACGGTTCGTATTGTTCTTGGCGTTTCTGACTATTTGCTTGGCATCAGTCTCATGCGCGTCAAATCTGGCCCTACGCAAGGACAAGGCTGCAGTCTCCAGGACAATTGGCGAGGGATACCTGGCAGAGGGCAATGTCAGCGCAGCCCTGGGAGAATTGCTAAAGGCAGAAAAGCTCTACGACAAGGATCCCCATATTCATCATGATCTGGGCCTGGCTTATTTTGCAAAAGAAGAATTCGAGCTGGCTATTAGCCATTTTGACAAGGCCGTGGATCTCAAGCCTGACTATTCGGAAGCCTTCAATAGCATGGGTACTGTCTATTTGAGATTGAAGGAGTGGGACAAGGCCATATCATGTTTCAACAAGGCCCGGGCCAATCTGCTCTATGCCACGCCATATTTTGCCCTGAACAACCTGGGTGACGCATACCGGGGGGGAAAAAGCTACGAACTGGCCATAGACTTTTACAAGAAGGCCCTTGAAGACAACCCGCATTTTGCAAACGCGCACCGGGGCTTGGGGTTGACTTATCTGGACTTGGGCGACTATGAGGCTGCTGTTCGTTCCTTGGAAAAGGCTGTTAAGTATGCCCCCGGCTTTGCCCCCGCCCAGTATGATCTGGGTCGGGCCTATGGTGGAAAATACGACACGGAAAAGGCCATGGCAGCCTTCAAAAAAGTTGTTGTGCTTGTGCCGGACTCCTCACTCGCTGACAGAGCCCGGGCAGAGATCAGGAAATTGCAGGAATATTGATGCACTCGTAAAAAGTCGTCACCCCGGCGAAAGCCGGGGTCCAGGTCAGTCATAAGTTGCTGATCCGCCTCCGCCGGAATGACAAAAAAGGACGTTTTTTGACTTTTTACGAAACCATCAATATTGAGGGATTGAAAAATTATGGAGATGGTGTGCGGAGTTTTGCCCCGGGTTCTATGTCCTTTTCAGCCATGGTTACCAGGGCCGTAGCAGTTGTATCCTCGGTATGAAGGATCAGAACCCTGCCAAAATCGACAGGTGACAGCAGCACCTCCTCTTTTCCCTTTGTGTCGAGGTATTCCTTGTCCTGATAGTATATGCTGTATGATTGTCCCACCTTGATGCCGTCTTTGCGCCCCTTGTCAACAAAAACAACGGCCTGGTCACCGAACATGGTCTGGTTTTCCTCAGAGACCAAGACCTTGCCGTTAATTCCCTTCTTGCTCTCAGTGAGAATAATCTTTGGCGATCGTGCATTGTAGGGCATCAGCAGGTCATTGATTTCAATATGCCGGAAGGATTCAACGACCCTGGCCGTGGAATATTTTGCCTGCACGCCGGCAATTTCAATCACGCCCACTATATAGTGCTGGATTCCAACAAGGGTCTTGGTTTCCTGGTCCTTTACGGCGTCCAGTGTACGAAACACGGTGAAGCGATTCCCAGACCTAAAAGCAGTCTTTTCCGTGGGTCGGACATAGATCAGGTCACCCTCACTGATCATGACCTTGTCTTCCTTGACCCTGAAGATGGCGCCCGACGGGGGATAAGGCTCTTTTCTTACGAAACCTATGCTGTCAATGGGGGGATAGAGGTAGCATGATGGCTCTTTTTTCTTTTCAACCTCAGGCGTTGGTTCAAGGCTGGGACTTGCCTCGGAAACCATCTCCATCGCCTCGCGGTTGAAAATACGAATCCGGTTTCCCGGATAGATCCAGTGGGGGTTGGGAATCTCTTTGTTTTTTTGCCAGAGATCAGGCCAGACCCAGGGGGAGTCAAAAAAATGTTCGGAGAGATCCCAAAGGGTGTCTCCCTTTTGGATCGTATAGTACAGCCCGGAATCGAGCTTGTGGGTCTTGAGTTGGTCCTGCGCGTGAGAACCCACAGGGAACAGCCACAGGGCAATGAAGACCACAAGAAAAAAAGAAACGGTTTTTGAAACGTATCTAGCGTTCATCTAGGACCCCGGCCCTGATGTCTCCTCAAGCCTGATGATTTTCGGCGTAATAAAAACCAAAAGCTCTTCTTTGGTCTTGACGGTTTTCCTCTCCTTAAATAGCCATCCGAAAAAGGGAATCTTTGAAAGCCAGGGGACCCGCGCTTCAGAAACGGAGTCAGTCGTGACCAGAATTCCTCCGATCACTATCGTCTGTCCGTCGTTAACAAAGAGCTCTGTTTCTGCCGTGTTCGTATCAATAGCCGGGTTGCCCGCAACGGTGTTGGACCAATCAGGCGCGCCCTTCTCAGCGTAGATTTCCATACGGATGCGGTTGTCTCTCGTGATTTGAGGCGTTACGCTCAGTTCGATCCCCGCCTCTTCGGTCTTGATGCTGGTTGTGTTATCTTCTATGACCTGAAAAGGGATTTTGGTCACCTGCTTTATGGTTGCTTTCTTATTATCCAGTGTGAGAATCTTCGGAGCAGATACGGTCCTGCCTTTTCCCTGCTCTTCCATGGCCAGCAGTCTGATATCAAGGTTAAGAACGGTTCCTCCTATTCTGCCGAATGTAAAGCCCAGGCCGCTTGTGATACTCGCCGGGGGGAGATTGACCGCGTAATTCTGAGTGGCGGATGAATAAGTCTGGCCTCCAAAAAGCCTTCCCGATGTCGTGGCATTACCGTCGGTGCCGGTAGCGTAATAATCTCCACCCCACTGAACCCCGAGATCCCGTGTAAAATTGGTGTCTGCCTCAACGATCCGGGCCTCTATCAACACCTGGCGGGTGGCGATTTCCTGGTTGGCGTCGTCCAACTCTGTAATCAGCTTTTTGGCATTATCCAAGGCCTCACGTTCATCCTTAATAATAATCATGTTGGTGCCGTCATCAACAGTGACCTTTCCGCGATCACTCTTGACTTCATCTAAGTGCGTTTTCAAGGAAGAGGCATCCGCATAGTCGAGCTTAATATATTCCGTAACCAAAGGCTCGAGCTCTTTGGCATCCTGTTCGGCCTTGGTTTTTGCCTCAAGGGCTTTGAGCTCTTTTGCCAGAGTGTCAAGTTTTGCGATGCGAACGACATTGCCTTCAACAACTGTTCCGAGGTTGTTCATTTTGAGAATTAGATCCAGAACCTGATCCCAAGGGACATTGACGAGTTTTAGGGTGACCCTTCCTTTGACGTCCTGGCCGATGACGAAGTTCTTTCCGCTGACCTCATGAAGGATTCGAAAAATATTGTGAATATCCGCATCCTGGAAATCAAGAGATATTTTTTCCCCCGCGAAGGTCTTGCCCTCTTCGGTCACAACGGGTTTTTCAGGGGGCCTTGTAACTTCTTTTATGACCGCTGCCTCCGTCTCTTTCATCGCCTGGATCCATCCGGGTTTTTCCGCTTCCGGCATGGGCCTTGGGGGGACTGAGGAGGCTTCAAAGTCAACAACGCACACATTTTTTTTCTGATGAACTCTAAAGGGAACCGCTTCCCTGAGTTCAATGGCGATGACGGCCGTGTCTCCTATTTTTGTGCTCTGTATGGGAAAAATACGGTCTACGGCGCTCTTGAATCGCGTTGTAATAAGGGGGCGTCTTCGAAAGTCAGGAATCCTGGTATTAAAGAGCTTTAACAGGAGCCTTTTGTCCGAGGACTTCTGTGTTTCATATCGGATCTGACTCGTTGTTCCCACAGTGACACGGGATTTGCCGTCTTCAAGCATTTGGAAGTCGATTTGGTTGACCCAGGCTGCTGCCTTTTTGATTTTTTCGGATGTGACTTGAGCTTCAACCGGGGTTTCAGACCTTGCCATTTTCCGTGTTTCGGGTTGGACCTTTTTGGCGATTTGAGGGGCCTTTTCCGGTTCCGGCTTCTTCGCCTCCCTGGGCTCCACAACCGATTTCCGCCTCAGGCGGACAAGCACCTGATTTTCAGCCCGTGTCACTTCGTAGGAAACGTCTCTGTTTAAGCGGATCTCGATCCGCGAAGAAGGCCTTTTCCTCCTCAACTCCGAGGCCTGAATAGCCTTGATCAGTGTGCTGTCCGGCGGCGAATAGCTATCTTGAATCCCCTCTAACGCCGTGTCCGGGAAATAGAGGACGACGCCAAGCGGGAACTGATGCTTCACTGCCGTGTAAGTGAGAGGTTGATTGGCATACATGATCACTTGGGATGTTTCTACGTCCTCAGAAACAGCGATTCTGTGAATTATTTTCTCCCCGGGAGTTGGCTCAGGCGCAACCGCTGCCGGTTTTGCAGGGGGCCCGGAAGCGCAACCCGCAAAGACAAAGAGAACTCCAAGCATAAACAACGGCCATTTCCTTTTCCAAATCGTTTTCTTGTTGCCAGTCATTTCATACATCTCCGACGTTTTTTGGAAACGTTAATTCCGTGGTTTGAAGCTCCATTTTACCCGAGAGGAAATCCTTGGTCTCCTCTTCAACGACGACCCTGTCCTTTAGCACTCGTTTCACTCGTCCAAAATTTGTGCCAACATATGTGCCTTTAGATATTATGTAGCCTTTGCCAGAAGGTTCCTCGACCAAGGCCTTATTTCCCGTAGGCGCCAGTATTACAGCAACGAGCTTGAGTTGGCCCAGGTCCACCCTCTGAAGTGGCGTGAGGGGCAGCCTCTTTTTCTTGGCCTCTCTCCTGGATGGGACGATACGTTCGGTTTCTGTTTCAAAAGGAGACTCAAAAGGATCGTGTTTTCCCCTGGGATCGTAAAAATAGTCGGGTCTCTTTCCGATCCCTTCGGCAAGCATTAGGCTGTCTGATTTTTTCGGCCGGATCAGGCCTTTTTTCTCAGGCAATGATGGCTCCACGGCCCTTTCGGAACCAGTCTGCGCAAGCCTGGTTCCATGTTCAGCCACGCGAGGTTCTAAGGGTATTTTTTCTGGCTGAGCAATCGGTTCTCTGGGCATGGCAATCTTCTTGCGCAATTCCGGTGGCTGTTGCGGAGTCTCGGAATCAGACCGATCTCCGCACCCGGCTGCAGCTACTATCATGAGCGTGACCGCAAGAAGCAACTTGCGAGCGCTGGCCGCGATAGTCATATCAGCCCTTTTTTTTCTTCTTTCCATTTGCGGGTTTCTTTTTTGCGTTTTCTATAAATCTATATGTGGTGGCTACACAAGATGTGTTCAGGTATCCTTCGGCTTTCTTAGAACCTTTTGCCTTCTTGATATTGATGTCAGAGACGTTGACGATTCTGGAGAGCCTTGACACTTTGTCAAAAAACATTGCCAGGTTGTGATATCCGCCGACGACCTCTATCTTTACAGGAATCTCGGCATAGAAACCCTTTGAAACCTCCTTCGCCGGTTTGAACAACAGAAACTCCAGGCCCGAATGCCTTCCCGATTTTGATATGCTCTCCAGGAGGCTCGGGATTTCCTTCTTGTCTGGCAGAAGGCGAAGAACAAGCCTGAACTTTCCCTGGGCATCGTTGTATTGTTTCTGGTATTTTTTGAGGTTCTTTGCACCAGCCTTTGCT encodes:
- the pilQ gene encoding type IV pilus secretin PilQ, with translation MTGNKKTIWKRKWPLFMLGVLFVFAGCASGPPAKPAAVAPEPTPGEKIIHRIAVSEDVETSQVIMYANQPLTYTAVKHQFPLGVVLYFPDTALEGIQDSYSPPDSTLIKAIQASELRRKRPSSRIEIRLNRDVSYEVTRAENQVLVRLRRKSVVEPREAKKPEPEKAPQIAKKVQPETRKMARSETPVEAQVTSEKIKKAAAWVNQIDFQMLEDGKSRVTVGTTSQIRYETQKSSDKRLLLKLFNTRIPDFRRRPLITTRFKSAVDRIFPIQSTKIGDTAVIAIELREAVPFRVHQKKNVCVVDFEASSVPPRPMPEAEKPGWIQAMKETEAAVIKEVTRPPEKPVVTEEGKTFAGEKISLDFQDADIHNIFRILHEVSGKNFVIGQDVKGRVTLKLVNVPWDQVLDLILKMNNLGTVVEGNVVRIAKLDTLAKELKALEAKTKAEQDAKELEPLVTEYIKLDYADASSLKTHLDEVKSDRGKVTVDDGTNMIIIKDEREALDNAKKLITELDDANQEIATRQVLIEARIVEADTNFTRDLGVQWGGDYYATGTDGNATTSGRLFGGQTYSSATQNYAVNLPPASITSGLGFTFGRIGGTVLNLDIRLLAMEEQGKGRTVSAPKILTLDNKKATIKQVTKIPFQVIEDNTTSIKTEEAGIELSVTPQITRDNRIRMEIYAEKGAPDWSNTVAGNPAIDTNTAETELFVNDGQTIVIGGILVTTDSVSEARVPWLSKIPFFGWLFKERKTVKTKEELLVFITPKIIRLEETSGPGS
- a CDS encoding pilus assembly protein PilP — protein: MERRKKRADMTIAASARKLLLAVTLMIVAAAGCGDRSDSETPQQPPELRKKIAMPREPIAQPEKIPLEPRVAEHGTRLAQTGSERAVEPSLPEKKGLIRPKKSDSLMLAEGIGKRPDYFYDPRGKHDPFESPFETETERIVPSRREAKKKRLPLTPLQRVDLGQLKLVAVILAPTGNKALVEEPSGKGYIISKGTYVGTNFGRVKRVLKDRVVVEEETKDFLSGKMELQTTELTFPKNVGDV
- a CDS encoding type 4a pilus biogenesis protein PilO; this translates as MAGKSLPSLPFDKIAALTRAQRAAICIGTFLLFGGLFYYLIYMPQSSRVSELKQEFEDIEIKLTKAKAGAKNLKKYQKQYNDAQGKFRLVLRLLPDKKEIPSLLESISKSGRHSGLEFLLFKPAKEVSKGFYAEIPVKIEVVGGYHNLAMFFDKVSRLSRIVNVSDINIKKAKGSKKAEGYLNTSCVATTYRFIENAKKKPANGKKKKKG
- a CDS encoding LysM peptidoglycan-binding domain-containing protein — protein: MNARYVSKTVSFFLVVFIALWLFPVGSHAQDQLKTHKLDSGLYYTIQKGDTLWDLSEHFFDSPWVWPDLWQKNKEIPNPHWIYPGNRIRIFNREAMEMVSEASPSLEPTPEVEKKKEPSCYLYPPIDSIGFVRKEPYPPSGAIFRVKEDKVMISEGDLIYVRPTEKTAFRSGNRFTVFRTLDAVKDQETKTLVGIQHYIVGVIEIAGVQAKYSTARVVESFRHIEINDLLMPYNARSPKIILTESKKGINGKVLVSEENQTMFGDQAVVFVDKGRKDGIKVGQSYSIYYQDKEYLDTKGKEEVLLSPVDFGRVLILHTEDTTATALVTMAEKDIEPGAKLRTPSP
- a CDS encoding tetratricopeptide repeat protein; translated protein: MNRRFVLFLAFLTICLASVSCASNLALRKDKAAVSRTIGEGYLAEGNVSAALGELLKAEKLYDKDPHIHHDLGLAYFAKEEFELAISHFDKAVDLKPDYSEAFNSMGTVYLRLKEWDKAISCFNKARANLLYATPYFALNNLGDAYRGGKSYELAIDFYKKALEDNPHFANAHRGLGLTYLDLGDYEAAVRSLEKAVKYAPGFAPAQYDLGRAYGGKYDTEKAMAAFKKVVVLVPDSSLADRARAEIRKLQEY
- a CDS encoding LysM peptidoglycan-binding domain-containing protein, with the translated sequence MKSSTTGFILIIILFFLSAAPALGAKPYKIYVINRYGAWDVVCDSYTVQKDDHVWDILRRKGRIAEDDFPRFVSILKDLNPHIKDVNKIYPDQNILVPLKQIQAKEGHAEAGPRYITIPIIPDVLYKSRKVDAGECLSKIVTAYLGVRWDRLSKAYFQTFRRLNPRIKNLDLIYPGQKIRIPELSFQEHPAATPGSGVAKEDLPVQITARAEVEARTARPKSAFALPAETQPVEDEIMESDAEDASVTEPEPPASEEEMAAKTKTGDEVAQAVALPPKPAAPLPVEAAPAEEKISKLVTHEPSAPESRPVTPEEDVPDQPISEEEVQADATFPISKPLAPSTVETPAAEKEMAKDETAAASVNVSRSQGISSKKDVSLVGPGKTTHVPGWQEVVSGIADELGGKLLASGRCYFPGKDRSDIALDLAAFPVIELKNGQHLLFETGARLTHDVEEAIRASWEGLLIIHADAQEADAVVLDKVFRAVLGERVQKVLDLPALDDGVLVTLRGDWVFPQEAEKGMRTKYHCITLIETPEEYSSSSVVEYFAEENIRVIDILTTAIVENKPPSLQDKKSEESSVSTIDGSGREAFVSGLVRAIGYSYEPGVPLSFDYAGFQVQTTANLIYGGDGLDIVVDFGTFYGDAKSAIQAGGLNVLSIRPDDDLLTIAKNVLEALGSSYTEAPVFFAANRKLAKTTSLAIPGFLISHGKEKRSLLARGQLHPNLLDFLSEQQIRILKIREWPR